In Thermodesulfobacteriota bacterium, the genomic stretch CGCCCACTATGAGCGCGCATTTGGACGGGTCTTCCTGCCCGAGGATGTACAGGAAGGCCTCCTCAGACATCGCCCCGATGTAGACCGTAAGCGTTATTTCCCTGCTGCCGAGCGAGTCGTTCCTTACCCTTGCGCCGAGCGTGTGGACTATGTTCCTGAGGGAAGTCGTCACCTCTATCGAGTGCTCGGCCTCCAGATACCTCTTTGCGAGCTCCATGAGGGTCAACACCCCCTTTGGCCTCCCGTCCTTGTCAAGGACAGGCATGAACCTGACCTCTTCTTCCCTCATGAGCTCCAATACCCTGTGGAAGGGAGTGTCCTCGGTAACGGTCACGATGCCAGTGGACATGATGTCCCTTGCCTTCGGGCGTACGTCGGATATGTATTTCGGCGGCTGCACGTTGAAGTAATTGAGTATGAACTCAGTCTGGGGGTTGAGGTCCCCTGCCCTGGCCGGCAGGAAATCTCCCTCCCCGAGCGCGTTCTTGAGCTCCGCGAGCGCTATCGCCGAGCATATCGAATCAGTATCCGGGTTCTTGTGGCCTATTACGTATGTCGCTTCCTTGCTCACTCGCCAATCTCCAGCTTTTCTGTTTTTTATTTTATACCGCATCCTCTCAAGAACCGATGAAACCCGGACAGGCCCCGTGAAGCAGAAGGGTCTTTTATGAAGCTACCACCCGAGGACCCACGCGAATATCAGGGGGGCCACTATGGTCGCGTCGGATTCGATCACGAACCTCGGGGTGTCGATTGAGAGCTTGCCCCAGGTTATCTTCTCGTTGGGCACGGCCCCGGAGTACGAGCCGTAGCTCGTGGTCGAATCGGATATCTGGCAGAAGTAGGTCCAGAAGGAAATGTCCTTCATCTTGAGGTCCTGCCTCATCATGGGGACGACGCATATGGGGAAGTCCCCGGCTATGCCGCCGCCTATCTGGAAAAAGCCCACGCCCTGGCCGGAGCCGTTCTTGCCGTACCAGTCGGCGAGCGCCACCATGTACCCTATTCCGGACTTGACCGTCGTGGCCTTGAGCTCCCCGGTTATGCAGTACGAGGCGAAGATGTTCCCGAGTGTCGAATCCTCCCACCCGGGGACTATTATGGGGAGGCCCTTTTCGGCGGCCGCGACAAGCCAGCTGTCCTTCTCGTCTATCTGGTAGTACTGCTTCAAGACGCCGCTTTTTATGAGCTCGTAGAAGAACTCGTGCGGAAGACGGCTCTCGCCCTTGTCGTTCGCGGCCTTCCAGAGGTCGAATATGTGGGACTCGATCCTCCTTATGGCCTCGTCCTCGGGTATGCATGTGTCGGTGACCCTGTTGAAGCCCTTCTCAAGGAGTTCCCATTCGTCCGCGGGGGAAAGGTCCCTGTAGCCGGGCACGCGCCTGTAGTGGTCGTGCGCCACGAGGTTGAAGACGTCCTCCTCGAGGTTCGCGCCCGTGCAGGAGATTATGCTCACCTTGTCCCTGCGGATCATCTCGGCAAGGGATTTCCCGAGCTCCGCCGTGCTCATCGCGCCCGCAAGGGTGACCATCATCTTGCCGCCCTTGTCCATGTGGGCCTCGTAGGCCTTTGCCGCGTCAAGGAGCGCGGCCGCGTTGAAGTGCAGGTAGTGCTCCTCGATAAACCTGGATACGGCCCCTTTCTTCATCTCTACCCCCTTTGCAGCTTCTTTAAAATGCCCGATTATGCTCCCGTTATTATGGAAGCGTTTTTCTCCTTCGAGTCCTCATTACTAAAAGGGGCCGGGGAGATTATCTTGTAGGGTGCGCTATGCGCACCCCTTACAAATCCCCCTTAGTCCCCCTTTAAAAAGGGGGAAACCCCGCTCCGGCTCAATTGTGCTCCCTCGTCCTGTGAAATGTTATATCCGGCCACTGCTCGATAGTGTAATTGAGCTGCCACTCGCTCGGAGCGAGGTAGGCGAGGTTGCCTTCGGTATCCCTCGCAAGCCTCATCGAGTTCTTCTTCTCGAACTCATCGAGCTTCTTTCTCTCCCCCTCTATCCACCTGGCGCGCTGCGCCTCGATCGGCTCATAGGCCGCGTCAACGCCGTACTCGTCCCTGAGCCTCGCCATAGTCACGTCGAACTGGAGCGCCCCGACCGCGCCGAGTATGTAGTCGTTCCCGGCAACCGGCCTGAAGACCTGGACAGCGCCCTCTTCGGTAAGCTGCTCAAGCCCCTTCTGGAGCTGCTTTACCTTCATGGGGTTCTTGAGTATCACCCGCCTGAAGTGCTCGGGCGCAAAACTCGGGATGCCGGTGAACTTAAGGGGCTCCTTTTCGGTAAAGGTGTCCCCTATCATTATGGTGCCGTGGTTGTGGATGCCTATTATGTCGCCCGCGTAGGCCTCTTCGACGTTGGTCCTGTCCTGGGCCATGAATATGGTCGCGTTCGAAAGGATGAGCTCCTTGCCGGTCCTGTGGTGCACCACCCTCATGCCCCTCCGGAACCTCCCGGAACAGATCCTCATGAACGCTATCCTGTCCCTGTGCGCCGGGTCCATGTTCGCCTGTATCTTGAATGCGAAACCCGTGAAGGCCTCCTCGTGGGGATTAACGACCCTCTCGACCGCCGCCCGCGGCCCGGGCGGGGGCGCAAGCTCGACGAACGCGTCGAGGAGCTCCCGGACTCCGAAGTTGTTTATGGCGCTCCCGAAAAAGACCGGCGACTGGCTCCCCTTCAGGTAGTCGTCAACGTCGAACGGGTTTGCCGCGCCTTCGAGCAGCTCTATATCGTGCCTGAGCTCCCCTGCCTGCCCGCCCAGAAGCTCGTCAAGGCGCTTATCTCCGATATCGGTGATCACTATCCCGGAGGAAGACCTCGTCTCCTCGCCCGGGGTAAAGAGCTGAAGCTCCTTCCTGTAGAGGCTGTACACGCCCCTGAACGCCTTGCCGGAGCCTATGGGCCAGGATAGCGGCGCGCACTCGATCTGGAGCTTGTCCTCTATCTGGGCGAGTATGTCCAGGGGGTTCATCCCCTCCCTGTCGAGCTTGTTTATGAAGGTCATGACGGGCGTGTTCCTCATGCGGCACACGCCCATTAGCTTCTCGGTCTGCGTCTCGACGCCCTTGGCCGAGTCTATGACCATGAGTGCGCTGTCGACCGCGGTAAGCACCCTGTAGGTGTCCTCGGAGAAGTCCTGGTGTCCGGGTGTGTCGAGAAGGTTCACCTCGAAGTCCCTGTAATTGAACTTCATGACCGAGGTGGTGACGGAGATGCCCCTCTCCCTCTCGATGGCCATCCAGTCGCTTGTCGCGTGGCGAGAGGCCTTCCTGGCCTTCACGGCCCCGGCAAGCTGTATCGCGCCGCCGTAGAGGAGGAGCTTCTCGGTAAGCGTGGTCTTCCCGGCGTCGGGGTGGCTTATTATGCCGAAGGTCCTCCGCCTCTCGATTTCCTTTTGAAGGTTCCTGGACATCTTTTCCTGTCGCTGAAAGCCCGGCTTAGTGGTCCCGGGCCGCTACGTAGAAAATAAAAAAATGGGCCTGGGAAGAAGGCCCATTCGGAAAAGGATTATACAATATCGGAGTACGCCGGTCAACGGATAAAGAACCCGCGGGGAAAGGCGAGTTACAACTTCGAGGACGGGTTGTAAGTATTACGACGCACTGATTGACTTTCAGGCGGCGGTATGATAATTCTCGCCATTGAAAACAGATGATTTCTCTCGGAAAATCGCCGTCTCAATGACACAGAAGACCGCCGTTATAATAGGTGCCGGGCCTGCCGGCCTTACCGCGGCCTTCGAGCTGCTTGAAAAAACGGACGTAAAGCCCGTCATTTTCGAGCAGACCGCCGACATAGGCGGGATTTCGAAAACGGTCAATTACAAGGGAAACAGGATAGACATCGGCGGCCACCGGTTCTTTTCCAAGTCCGACAGGGTGGTCGAGTGGTGGCTCAAGGTACTTCCTCTTCAAACCTCCCCTGCAAAAGACGATTCTCCTGAAAACGCGAGTTTTCTGACCGGCGGCTCTCAGCGGTTTTCCGCTCCACCAGGCAGCAGAAACTCCGACCCCGAAAAGACCGACCGGGTAATGCTCGCAAGAAAGCGGCTCTCCCGCATCCTATTCATGCGGAAATTTTTTGATTACCCGATATCCGCGAACATGAAAACGCTGCGGAACCTCGGGGCCTTTCGCACGGCAAAAATTCTTGTGAGCTACTTCCGGGCCAGGCTCGCGCCGGTCGAGGAGAAGTCCCTTGAGGACTTCTTCATAAACCGGTTCGGGAAAGAGCTTTACGCGACTTTCTTCAGGGATTATACGGAGAAGGTCTGGGGCGTGCCGTGCAGCGAGATAGACCCGAGCTGGGGCGCCCAGAGGATCAAGGGGCTCTCAGTGACGAAGGCGCTGTTTCACGCGGCAAGGGGCATGGTCTCCGACCGCTCCCTTGAGCAGAAGGACGTAGAGACGAGCCTGATCGAAAGGTTCATGTACCCCAAATTGGGCCCCGGCCAGATGTGGGAAGAAGCGGCGCGCATGATAAGGAAGCGGGGCGGCGAGGTGCACCTGAACCACCGCGTAGCCGGGCTGAAGGCAACCAGCGGGAGGATATACGAGGCCGTTGTTATCGACGAATCGACCGGCGAAGAAAAGACGGTCTTGGGAGATTACTTCATATCGTCGATGCCCGTAAAGGACCTGATAGCCGCAATGGGACACGACGCGCCCCGGGAAGTTCGGGAAGTTGCCGGGAGCCTTGCCTACCGGGACTTCATGACAGTCGGGCTCCTCCTCAAAAAGCTCCTGGTCAGCCCGAAAGACGCCCCCAACGGCATTATTCCCGACAACTGGATTTACGTCCAGGAAAATGACGTAAAGCTCGGGAGGATCCAGATATTCAACAACTGGAGCCCGTATATGGTGATGGACGGCGGCGCCGTCTGGATCGGCCTTGAATACTTCTGCAACGAGGGAGACGAACTGTGGCGGAAGTCCGACGATGAATTTGCCACGTTCGCGGGAGAAGAGCTGGAAAAGCTGGGCATGATAGTCAGGGAGGATATCCTTGACAGCACCGTCATACGCATGCCGAAGGCCTACCCCTGCTACTTCGGCTCCTACGAGCGGTTCGAGGTCGTAAGGAAATTCACCGACACCATTGAAAACCTGTTCCTTATCGGGCGTAACGGCATGCACAGGTACAACAACCAGGACCACTCGATGCTCACGGCCATGGTCGCGGCAGAGAACATAAAGAACGGGATCAGCACGAAAGAAAACATCTGGTCTGTAAACGCGGAAGAGGAATACCATGAGTCCAAATAGGGGAACGGCAGCCAGGCTGGGAATCATGGCCGCGCTTTTCCTTCTCGGAATCACGGTCGGCACGCTCGCATGGGACAAAATCGTCCTTCCATTCAGCAACCCCTGGGGTGTTATCGGCCGAATGAGCCTTATGGGATACAATCCCGCCAACAACATCGCAAGGTTCGTGGTTTTCGTGCTCCTGCCGTCCCTATCTCTTGTCATGGTCTATCTGAGCGCCGGGAAGTGGCTCAGGGATTTTCTTTTCAGCACGGCTGTTCACAAGGTACTGCCTGAGGTCCGGTCCGGTCCGGTCCGGTCCGGCGCGCGAACGATGCTGCTCCTGATAGCGTTTTCAGTCGTGGTGGCCCTGAATTCCCCTGTCATGATGAGTCACGGAATCGACCCCTTTCACGAGGGCGAGACCCTCGGAACGAGCGTTTCGTACATGGCAGGGCAAGTCCCCTACAAAGATTTCATATTCGCGCAGGGCGTATACCAGGACCCCCTGAGGGCTGTCCTCTCGTTTAAGCTCTTCGGGCGAGTGGGAATTAGTGTAGATGATGTACTTGACGTTGCCTCCGCCATTGACGAGGGCAAGAAATATTGCGGCTGACGGGGTCAGCAATCAGATGCGGCTCTACATGGTCAACGACTACATATCGAGGGAATACAAGCTTCACAGGCGTATCTACGATAATGAGATATGGATAAAAAAGACGCTTTAAGAACCGCGGGGACACCGGTAGCGTAGAAGGAGAGTTTAGCGGCGTATCAGTATGGAGCTTCAAGTGACGCCTGCAGCGGCTCCGCATCCTATCGCGCGACGATACCCGGCGCCTTCCCGCAAAGCTCCATTATGAGCCTCGGGAGCACCGTGGCAGACGGGGCCCTGCCGGACTTAAGGTCGGTATCCGCGGCAAGGAGCTTGAGGATCGCCGCCTTCAGCTCCGGCTCGCCAAAGAGCCTGCTCCTCTTCACATAGTCCTCGGCATGCCTGGGGAAAAGCCCGGCAACCGAGGCTATCCTCGCCGCCGGCGTGCCCTTACGCAAGAGCGCCTTTACCCTGAGGAGCGTCCTCATCTGCCGCGCCACCGCGCCGAGCACCTTTATCGGCTCCTCGTCCGAGAGCCTCCGGTAGGCCTTCATGGCCTCCTTAAGGTCCTTCCTGCCGATCGCGTCGGAAAGGCCGAAAACAGACTCCTCCCCGCACTCAAGGCCCGACTCCTCTATGTCCTTTTCGTCTATGGCTGGCTTGTCGCCTATGAAAAGTATTATCTTGTCGAGCTCGCCTTTTACGTCACGGAGGCTGTTCCCTGCGATCTCAAGGAGCCTCCTGGCTGCCTCGCCGCTTGTTGACTTTCCCTGCCTCGATGATTCGTCCCGTATCCATTTCAGGAGCTCGGCATCGCGGAGGCGGTTGCAAGCCTTTAGATACCCTTTCTCCTCGAGCGCCTTTACGAGTTCCGAGCCCTTCTCAAGCTTTGCGGCGTTCGACATGAAAACGAGGCAGGTCGAGGGCGAGGGGTTTGCCACGTAAGAGGCGAGCCTCTTTTCCTCGGCCGCCTTGATGGCTTCGGCCCCCTTCACGACGACAAGCCTCCACTCGGCAAAGGCCGGAAGGGTCGAGGCCGTCGAGACAAGCTCTCCGGCATCCAGCCCCTTGCCTTCGAAGGCATGGAAGTTCATGGAGGCGAATGGGCCTGAAAGTGCCTCTTTTCGTATCTTGGCGAGGCTTTCCTCGACAAGGTAGCCGTCGGTGCCGTAGATGTAGTAGACTGGCTTTAAAGGCACTCAGAACCTCACCAGCATGCGTTCTTTTATCAGCCTTGCCGTGTCCCTGGCCAATTTCACCAGGGCCGCTTCCTCCCTGTCCCTGGTCTCCGACGGGCTGGCCGTGTTTACGGTAAAGTCCTCGAAGTCCGCGACCCCGCTCGCCTGCCAGACGACCTCCCCGGTGGCCCTCCTCTGGATGCGGAGGTCCATTACGACGGTAAGCCTGTATTCCTGCACCACGTCGCTCCTTGAGAATGACACAGGCGCGATGTTGTACGAGGTTATGGCCCCTTCCATTATGAACGGGGCGTCTTCGGCGATGCTCACGGTGGTAAGGAACTCGTTTACGAACGCGGTGGTCACGCTCGATTCGATATCCGGCTTCAGGGTGACATTGGTGAAGACCGGGATCGAGAGGCTCTCGACGCCGCCGGGCATATCACCGGCCTTGCCGGTCAGGTGGTAGCCGCAGCCGGAAAGGACGAGAAGGGAGAGGAGAAACGCGAAAAGGGGCCTCATGCGACCACCATGTTCACTATCTTGTCCTTCACGTAGACGAACTTCCTCACTGCCTTCCCTGAAGTAAGCTCAGCTATCTTCTCGTCCCGCATCACAAGCGACCGGACCTCTTCCTCAGCCGCGCCCGCTGGTATCATGACCCTTCCCCTCACCTTTCCGTTCACCTGCACGGGTATATCGACCGCCTCCTCCTTGACGGCCTCTTCGCTCCACACAGGCCACCTGGTCCTGTAGACGGGCTCCGTGTTGCCGAGCCTTTCCCATAGCTCCTCGGAGATATGCGGGGCGAAAGGCGCGAGGAGGAGTATAACGGCCTCTACGGCCTCCCTGAAGGCCCTGGCCTCGACCGAATCCGCCCCCTTGCCGTTGAGCGCTGCCTGGAACTGATAGAGCGCGTTCACGAGCTCCATTATCGCGCTTATGGCCGTATTGAAATGGAACCTCTCCTCTATGTCCTGGGTGACCTTCCTTATCGTCCTGTGAGTTGCCGCGTGGAGCTCCCTTGCCGCCCCTTCGGCCCTGGAGCCGGGCTGCATGGGCCGGGCCTCTTTCAAGAGCACCATGTTTTCGGCAACGAGCCTCCAAACCCTGTTAAGAAACCTGTACGAGCCCTCGACCCCTTCCTCGTTCCAGTCGAGGTCCTTCTCCGGAGGGGCCGCAAAGAGCGAAAAGAGCCTCGTTGTATCCGCCCCGTACCTCCCTATTATGCCGTCGGGGTCTATGACGTTCTTCTTGGATTTCGACATCTTCTCGACGGCCCCGGTTATGACGGGCTTCGAACAGAACTTGCACACGCCTCCCGCCGCCTCCTCGGGGTAGAGGTATCCGTGTTCCGGGCACCTCGTTATCTCCTTGCAGACCATCCCTTGCGT encodes the following:
- a CDS encoding deoxyhypusine synthase family protein gives rise to the protein MKKGAVSRFIEEHYLHFNAAALLDAAKAYEAHMDKGGKMMVTLAGAMSTAELGKSLAEMIRRDKVSIISCTGANLEEDVFNLVAHDHYRRVPGYRDLSPADEWELLEKGFNRVTDTCIPEDEAIRRIESHIFDLWKAANDKGESRLPHEFFYELIKSGVLKQYYQIDEKDSWLVAAAEKGLPIIVPGWEDSTLGNIFASYCITGELKATTVKSGIGYMVALADWYGKNGSGQGVGFFQIGGGIAGDFPICVVPMMRQDLKMKDISFWTYFCQISDSTTSYGSYSGAVPNEKITWGKLSIDTPRFVIESDATIVAPLIFAWVLGW
- a CDS encoding peptide chain release factor 3, with product MSRNLQKEIERRRTFGIISHPDAGKTTLTEKLLLYGGAIQLAGAVKARKASRHATSDWMAIERERGISVTTSVMKFNYRDFEVNLLDTPGHQDFSEDTYRVLTAVDSALMVIDSAKGVETQTEKLMGVCRMRNTPVMTFINKLDREGMNPLDILAQIEDKLQIECAPLSWPIGSGKAFRGVYSLYRKELQLFTPGEETRSSSGIVITDIGDKRLDELLGGQAGELRHDIELLEGAANPFDVDDYLKGSQSPVFFGSAINNFGVRELLDAFVELAPPPGPRAAVERVVNPHEEAFTGFAFKIQANMDPAHRDRIAFMRICSGRFRRGMRVVHHRTGKELILSNATIFMAQDRTNVEEAYAGDIIGIHNHGTIMIGDTFTEKEPLKFTGIPSFAPEHFRRVILKNPMKVKQLQKGLEQLTEEGAVQVFRPVAGNDYILGAVGALQFDVTMARLRDEYGVDAAYEPIEAQRARWIEGERKKLDEFEKKNSMRLARDTEGNLAYLAPSEWQLNYTIEQWPDITFHRTREHN
- a CDS encoding NAD(P)/FAD-dependent oxidoreductase, which gives rise to MTQKTAVIIGAGPAGLTAAFELLEKTDVKPVIFEQTADIGGISKTVNYKGNRIDIGGHRFFSKSDRVVEWWLKVLPLQTSPAKDDSPENASFLTGGSQRFSAPPGSRNSDPEKTDRVMLARKRLSRILFMRKFFDYPISANMKTLRNLGAFRTAKILVSYFRARLAPVEEKSLEDFFINRFGKELYATFFRDYTEKVWGVPCSEIDPSWGAQRIKGLSVTKALFHAARGMVSDRSLEQKDVETSLIERFMYPKLGPGQMWEEAARMIRKRGGEVHLNHRVAGLKATSGRIYEAVVIDESTGEEKTVLGDYFISSMPVKDLIAAMGHDAPREVREVAGSLAYRDFMTVGLLLKKLLVSPKDAPNGIIPDNWIYVQENDVKLGRIQIFNNWSPYMVMDGGAVWIGLEYFCNEGDELWRKSDDEFATFAGEELEKLGMIVREDILDSTVIRMPKAYPCYFGSYERFEVVRKFTDTIENLFLIGRNGMHRYNNQDHSMLTAMVAAENIKNGISTKENIWSVNAEEEYHESK
- the holA gene encoding DNA polymerase III subunit delta → MPLKPVYYIYGTDGYLVEESLAKIRKEALSGPFASMNFHAFEGKGLDAGELVSTASTLPAFAEWRLVVVKGAEAIKAAEEKRLASYVANPSPSTCLVFMSNAAKLEKGSELVKALEEKGYLKACNRLRDAELLKWIRDESSRQGKSTSGEAARRLLEIAGNSLRDVKGELDKIILFIGDKPAIDEKDIEESGLECGEESVFGLSDAIGRKDLKEAMKAYRRLSDEEPIKVLGAVARQMRTLLRVKALLRKGTPAARIASVAGLFPRHAEDYVKRSRLFGEPELKAAILKLLAADTDLKSGRAPSATVLPRLIMELCGKAPGIVAR
- the lptE gene encoding LPS assembly lipoprotein LptE, with protein sequence MRPLFAFLLSLLVLSGCGYHLTGKAGDMPGGVESLSIPVFTNVTLKPDIESSVTTAFVNEFLTTVSIAEDAPFIMEGAITSYNIAPVSFSRSDVVQEYRLTVVMDLRIQRRATGEVVWQASGVADFEDFTVNTASPSETRDREEAALVKLARDTARLIKERMLVRF